In one Nicotiana tomentosiformis chromosome 6, ASM39032v3, whole genome shotgun sequence genomic region, the following are encoded:
- the LOC104101574 gene encoding inorganic pyrophosphatase 1-like, producing MAGIVVIFDFDKTIIDVDSDNWVVDELGANDLFNQLLPTMPWNSLMDRLMKELHTQGKTIEDIEEVLKRVPIHPRIVPAIKSAFALGCDLRVISDANVFFIETILKHLGIRNCFSEINTNPGYVDEEGRLKILPYVDFQTSPHGCNLCPPNMCKGLIVERIQASMVKEGKKRIIYLGDGIGDFCPSLKLREGDFVMPRKDFPAWNLIKENRTLVKAEVHEWTDGEELEHILLQLINAITIEESQLLSVECKFHTMSKASHGPFPRPLPVPY from the exons ATGGCTGGAATTGTGGTGATTTTCGACTTCGACAAGACGATCATCGACGTGGATAGTGATAACTGGGTGGTGGATGAGTTAGGTGCCAATGACTTGTTCAATCAACTTCTCCCTACCATGCCCTGGAACTCTCTCATG GATAGGTTGATGAAGGAGCTTCATACACAAGGCAAAACTATTGAAGACATTGAAGAAGTACTAAAACGGGTACCCATACACCCTAGGATTGTCCCAGCCATTAAATCAGCTTTTGCATTAGG GTGTGATTTGAGAGTAATAAGCGATGCAAACGTGTTCTTCATAGAGACAATCTTGAAACATCTGGGAATAAGGAATTGCTTTTCGGAAATCAACACAAACCCAGGCTATGTTGATGAGGAAGGAAGACTCAAAATCCTACCTTACGTTGATTTTCAAACATCCCCTCATGGCTGCAATCTTTGCCCTCCCAACATGTGTAAG GGTCTGATAGTAGAAAGAATACAAGCCTCTATGGTTAAGGAAGGGAAGAAAAGAATAATATACCTTGGTGATGGAATCGGCGATTTCTGCCCTAGTTTGAAGCTCAGAGAAGGAGATTTCGTGATGCCAAGAAAAGATTTCCCAGCCTGGAATTTGATAAAGGAAAACAGGACACTAGTAAAAGCTGAGGTTCACGAGTGGACTGATGGGGAAGAGCTTGAGCACATTCTGCTGCAACTGATTAACGCAATCACCATTGAAGAGAGCCAATTGTTATCAGTCGAATGCAAGTTCCACACAATGTCAAAAGCATCTCACGGACCCTTTCCACGACCTCTTCCAGTACCTTATTAA